One genomic segment of Oncorhynchus mykiss isolate Arlee chromosome 10, USDA_OmykA_1.1, whole genome shotgun sequence includes these proteins:
- the LOC118936710 gene encoding CD209 antigen-like protein E isoform X1 → MDAYVNKEVVENKNGAMRRVTTETHPSAPDGSGRRLYGMVAVSFGMLCVLQVALNISLRLESDCLTEETDQQQREKDDLMGTFSNPGWNKFESCWYFVSSESKTWSESRQDCVERGADLVIVNSRKKQRFIFAFNKRAWIGLTDNETEGSWKWVDGTPLITSYWIIDQPNNGRSVSTFPGEDCVELQNGQDQPEKTWNDLNCAQKRIWICELCNNNSQ, encoded by the exons ATGGATGCCTACGTCAACAAAGAGGTTGTTGAAAACAAGAATGGAGCAATGAGGAGAGTGACGACTGAGACAcatccctcag CACCTGACGGTTCAGGGAGAAGACTCTACGGGATGGTTGCTGTAAGCTTTGGGATGCTGTGTGTTCTACAAGTCGCTCTCAACATCTCCCTGCGACTAGAAT CAGACTGTCTGACTGAAGAGACAGACCagcaacagagggagaaagatgatCTTATGGGAACGTTTTCTAATCCGG GCTGGAACAAGTTTGAATCCTGTTGGTACTTCGTCTCTTCTGAGAGTAAAACCTGGAGTGAGAGCAGACAGGACTgtgtggagagaggagcagacctggtgatcGTAAACAGCAGAAAGAAACAg AGATTTATCTTTGCCTTCAACAAGAGAGCCTGGATCGGTCTGACTGACAATGAGACTGAGGGGTCCTGGAAATGGGTAGATGGCACACCACTGATAACAAG TTACTGGATAATCGACCAGCCTAATAATGGACGAAGTGTTTCAACCTTTCCGGGGGAGGACTGTGTTGAATTACAAAATGGACAAGACCAGCCTGAAAAGACATGGAATGATTTAAATTGTGCACAAAAACGTATCTGGATTTGTGAGTTGTGTAACAATAACTCACAGTAA
- the LOC118936710 gene encoding CD209 antigen-like protein E isoform X2 — MDAYVNKEVVENKNGAMRRVTTETHPSAPDGSGRRLYGMVAVSFGMLCVLQVALNISLRLEYCLTEETDQQQREKDDLMGTFSNPGWNKFESCWYFVSSESKTWSESRQDCVERGADLVIVNSRKKQRFIFAFNKRAWIGLTDNETEGSWKWVDGTPLITSYWIIDQPNNGRSVSTFPGEDCVELQNGQDQPEKTWNDLNCAQKRIWICELCNNNSQ, encoded by the exons ATGGATGCCTACGTCAACAAAGAGGTTGTTGAAAACAAGAATGGAGCAATGAGGAGAGTGACGACTGAGACAcatccctcag CACCTGACGGTTCAGGGAGAAGACTCTACGGGATGGTTGCTGTAAGCTTTGGGATGCTGTGTGTTCTACAAGTCGCTCTCAACATCTCCCTGCGACTAGAAT ACTGTCTGACTGAAGAGACAGACCagcaacagagggagaaagatgatCTTATGGGAACGTTTTCTAATCCGG GCTGGAACAAGTTTGAATCCTGTTGGTACTTCGTCTCTTCTGAGAGTAAAACCTGGAGTGAGAGCAGACAGGACTgtgtggagagaggagcagacctggtgatcGTAAACAGCAGAAAGAAACAg AGATTTATCTTTGCCTTCAACAAGAGAGCCTGGATCGGTCTGACTGACAATGAGACTGAGGGGTCCTGGAAATGGGTAGATGGCACACCACTGATAACAAG TTACTGGATAATCGACCAGCCTAATAATGGACGAAGTGTTTCAACCTTTCCGGGGGAGGACTGTGTTGAATTACAAAATGGACAAGACCAGCCTGAAAAGACATGGAATGATTTAAATTGTGCACAAAAACGTATCTGGATTTGTGAGTTGTGTAACAATAACTCACAGTAA